The following coding sequences lie in one Rhodopirellula bahusiensis genomic window:
- a CDS encoding M56 family metallopeptidase, producing MSLSDWMLDIAWKSLALMAIVAAMSLIFRRSSAAVRHRVWTLGLCGSLCIPLIAWLLPSYRVNVLTPKPVAVVATITSADPIVPTTEVGESLSVDMAAPLSSEQISNESFADVASPPNLVHQRSVAPAMVSPMPTANQTPIKNHPWWIALYLIGAGILFANCLRHWIQTQRWISQAQPIADQRVLALFANICQEWTDSDSSPLLSNVALLHREDLSMPCAAGIFRPAVLLPTDCLEWPEERLKSVLLHELAHVVRRDMLTQSIAEICRSLYWFNPFVWLAVARLHVEREQACDDHVLRSGVVASDYAELLLNVARDYRHSQRAIGLAMARPNDLQQRIGSLLDATRSRIAVNRSIAIGVLVVITMISGTVSVLRPSSMAEEPKNAREQSDELGIQTRGVGASTEVLLRGSVIDPDGNPVADPLIEISLQFAYSTQRITPTISDNTFEAWLPASGSNWYSLKVDVRRDGTSDERAFHHVSRRELHGLLEGGMNVELQRPTGFTEIHVTEKNQPVPNADVQVQIAFGRTAREKTDRNGMARIGLYENKRLSSITAWTADHRVGGYQFSRQPVRDGNAPVHYVELSKCRDQTIRMVDEDGNGIEGVEFRMQLATPVPYVNYIGTTDQWQLKTDSNGEAVLKYFPDWPEVYRYAELLSQDWFILKKATPVDDALVITLKRRVERHRVMGTLKGDLTNLAGFNVQAGTFQAETDGHSEQLYVITDSKGRFWIDVLPGATYCVRINDSNLISDYSDVLAFDPKTSQVNAPELTLQNGVVAKAKLTAGLDRTPIANVSVAFREKHRYEWIEEGESRSGVTGRSNWATTNEDGIATMLVLPGTVEVSASQKDWRSSARIDAAENSENFVELHREIAESRLVTGKLVLAENTDASLADCKLTIGAIDGKTRDKRTIRLKGETTFSFTTPATKLGVGAVTDDNRFAGVTVAKDLSKPIVVTMYPTQTIRGRVTNSDGTPATGRKITAIGNIGDPTDSQTVNPFGTISFPSRVRLVERIATSDADGKYAITGLPASLATRIYAEGQDWPLDEVYLQPGEKRPPLTSKLRSTTQTSVATKPIAQRWSTLVRDCKLGGYHPMVILSHESVEAERFVGDHLTSYRNNPLAAKFMTLTYRPDPADTNLAVNQNWMIPDDNQITAIAYNKSGIESGRETFDINDPRSISQASAFLSQHAPVEVDMKAAWNEAFALAKKTDRRVWVRLSGRYCGPCFTFNRWLDDHSDVLSKDFVMLKLEQGSRSKNSEIVNRLTEGRHVGIPFHAMFTADGTKIIDSKGPLGNIGSPSGFEGKRHLKKMLLAACKQISPAEMNAVVSSLAD from the coding sequence ATGTCACTCAGCGATTGGATGCTCGACATTGCCTGGAAGTCACTGGCTTTGATGGCGATTGTGGCTGCGATGTCATTGATCTTTCGCCGATCCTCCGCCGCGGTTCGGCATCGGGTTTGGACGCTTGGTTTATGTGGATCGTTGTGCATTCCTCTGATCGCTTGGCTGCTGCCGAGCTATCGAGTCAACGTCTTGACGCCGAAACCTGTCGCCGTGGTCGCAACGATCACTTCGGCCGATCCAATTGTCCCCACTACCGAAGTGGGCGAATCGCTGTCGGTCGACATGGCTGCACCGTTGTCCTCCGAACAGATATCCAACGAGTCATTCGCCGATGTTGCGTCTCCCCCTAATCTCGTGCATCAAAGAAGCGTTGCTCCGGCGATGGTGAGTCCCATGCCAACTGCTAATCAAACGCCAATAAAAAACCATCCTTGGTGGATTGCGTTGTACCTGATCGGGGCCGGCATCCTATTCGCCAACTGCTTGCGTCATTGGATTCAGACCCAGAGATGGATTTCCCAAGCTCAACCGATTGCTGACCAGCGTGTACTCGCGTTGTTCGCCAATATCTGTCAGGAGTGGACTGATTCAGACTCCTCCCCATTGCTGTCAAATGTCGCCTTGCTGCATCGAGAAGATTTATCGATGCCTTGTGCTGCTGGCATTTTTCGTCCGGCCGTTCTGCTGCCAACCGACTGCTTGGAGTGGCCCGAGGAAAGATTAAAATCGGTGCTGCTTCATGAGCTGGCCCATGTTGTCCGTCGCGATATGCTAACCCAGTCCATCGCCGAAATCTGCCGCTCGCTCTACTGGTTCAATCCTTTTGTTTGGCTGGCCGTCGCTCGTTTGCATGTCGAGCGAGAACAAGCGTGCGACGATCATGTCCTCCGCTCGGGCGTCGTCGCTTCCGATTACGCAGAACTGTTGCTCAACGTTGCTCGCGACTATCGGCACTCTCAACGTGCGATCGGGCTCGCGATGGCGCGGCCTAACGACCTGCAGCAACGCATTGGATCACTGCTGGACGCGACTCGTTCACGAATCGCTGTCAACCGTTCGATTGCGATTGGCGTCTTAGTTGTCATCACGATGATCAGCGGTACGGTCTCCGTCTTGCGTCCCAGTTCGATGGCGGAGGAACCGAAGAACGCCCGCGAGCAATCCGATGAATTGGGAATCCAAACCCGCGGTGTTGGCGCGTCGACCGAAGTTCTCTTGCGAGGCTCCGTGATTGACCCGGACGGCAATCCAGTTGCTGATCCGCTGATCGAGATCTCGCTTCAATTCGCTTACAGCACTCAACGCATCACGCCAACGATCAGCGACAATACTTTCGAGGCTTGGTTGCCGGCCTCGGGTTCCAATTGGTACAGCCTCAAAGTCGATGTTCGCCGAGATGGCACCAGCGACGAACGCGCCTTTCACCATGTCAGTCGCCGTGAACTCCATGGTCTCCTCGAAGGTGGCATGAACGTCGAGCTACAACGCCCAACAGGCTTCACCGAGATCCATGTCACCGAGAAGAACCAACCTGTTCCAAACGCAGACGTGCAGGTTCAAATCGCATTCGGTCGAACCGCTCGCGAGAAAACCGACCGCAACGGGATGGCTCGAATCGGTCTCTACGAAAACAAAAGGTTGTCGTCCATCACGGCGTGGACCGCCGACCATCGCGTCGGCGGCTATCAATTCAGTCGCCAACCCGTGCGAGATGGCAACGCCCCGGTTCACTACGTTGAACTGTCAAAGTGTCGTGACCAAACCATCCGCATGGTTGACGAAGATGGCAACGGTATCGAGGGCGTTGAATTCCGAATGCAGTTGGCGACTCCCGTGCCGTACGTCAACTACATCGGCACGACCGATCAGTGGCAATTGAAGACGGATTCGAATGGTGAAGCCGTTTTGAAATATTTCCCGGATTGGCCGGAGGTCTATCGCTACGCCGAACTGCTCAGCCAAGACTGGTTCATTCTCAAAAAAGCGACTCCTGTCGATGACGCGCTGGTCATCACGCTGAAACGACGCGTCGAGCGCCACCGAGTGATGGGAACACTCAAAGGTGATCTGACAAATTTGGCCGGCTTCAATGTTCAAGCCGGAACTTTCCAGGCAGAAACGGATGGTCATAGCGAACAGCTTTATGTGATCACCGATTCCAAGGGACGCTTTTGGATCGACGTGCTCCCCGGTGCAACCTACTGCGTCCGCATCAACGACTCGAATTTGATCAGTGACTACTCGGACGTGCTTGCGTTTGATCCGAAGACGTCGCAAGTCAATGCACCTGAGTTGACGCTACAAAACGGCGTCGTGGCCAAGGCCAAGTTGACTGCCGGCCTGGATCGAACCCCCATCGCCAACGTCAGCGTGGCATTCAGAGAGAAGCACCGCTACGAATGGATCGAAGAGGGAGAATCCCGGTCAGGTGTCACTGGGCGAAGCAATTGGGCAACCACCAACGAGGATGGAATCGCAACAATGCTCGTGCTTCCCGGCACCGTGGAAGTTTCAGCTTCTCAAAAAGACTGGCGAAGTTCAGCTCGCATCGATGCGGCGGAAAACAGCGAGAACTTTGTTGAACTTCACCGAGAAATCGCCGAATCAAGACTGGTGACAGGAAAGCTGGTGTTGGCAGAAAACACTGACGCCTCTTTGGCCGACTGCAAACTGACAATCGGTGCCATCGACGGCAAGACTCGAGACAAACGAACCATTCGACTGAAGGGCGAAACAACGTTCTCATTCACCACTCCGGCAACCAAGCTTGGAGTGGGGGCGGTCACTGACGACAATCGATTCGCGGGCGTCACCGTCGCCAAAGACCTCTCCAAGCCGATCGTTGTCACGATGTATCCGACGCAGACGATTCGCGGTCGCGTGACAAACTCGGACGGAACCCCTGCTACCGGACGAAAGATCACCGCGATCGGAAACATAGGCGATCCAACCGATTCCCAAACGGTCAATCCGTTCGGAACGATTTCGTTTCCTTCTCGAGTGAGACTTGTGGAGCGGATTGCAACATCCGATGCCGATGGGAAGTATGCGATCACGGGCCTACCGGCCTCTTTAGCAACCCGAATTTATGCGGAAGGACAGGACTGGCCGCTCGACGAGGTTTACTTGCAACCCGGTGAAAAACGTCCGCCGCTGACTTCCAAACTTCGCAGCACAACGCAAACCAGCGTCGCTACCAAACCAATCGCTCAACGTTGGTCAACCTTAGTGCGGGACTGCAAACTGGGCGGCTACCATCCGATGGTCATTCTCTCCCATGAAAGCGTCGAAGCGGAGCGGTTCGTCGGCGATCACCTGACGAGCTATCGGAACAATCCTCTCGCGGCAAAGTTCATGACGCTGACCTACCGTCCCGATCCAGCAGACACCAATTTAGCAGTGAATCAAAACTGGATGATTCCCGACGACAACCAAATTACCGCGATCGCTTATAACAAATCAGGAATTGAATCCGGACGCGAAACGTTTGACATCAACGATCCGCGCAGCATCTCCCAGGCGTCAGCATTTTTGAGCCAACACGCTCCAGTGGAAGTTGACATGAAAGCAGCTTGGAACGAAGCGTTCGCGCTGGCCAAGAAAACGGACCGCCGGGTCTGGGTGCGATTGAGCGGACGCTATTGCGGACCATGCTTCACATTCAATCGCTGGTTGGACGATCACAGCGACGTCCTTAGCAAGGACTTTGTGATGCTGAAACTGGAACAAGGCTCCCGCTCAAAGAACAGCGAAATCGTGAACCGCTTGACCGAAGGTAGACATGTCGGCATCCCCTTTCACGCGATGTTCACGGCCGACGGAACCAAGATCATTGACAGCAAAGGCCCTCTAGGAAACATTGGATCCCCGTCAGGATTCGAGGGTAAGCGGCATTTGAAAAAGATGCTGCTAGCCGCGTGTAAACAAATTTCGCCCGCCGAAATGAATGCGGTTGTTTCGAGCCTGGCAGATTGA
- a CDS encoding UvrB/UvrC motif-containing protein has product MAKRQGRRKRAAGGRDLLTGVSVADVPVAKDSGNRSSQSPADATSPPTLSSRLVEGFGHDPLDPYCERPCDMVGAEDSAGLQAKIKTQCPPVPGVYGMFDRHGELIYVGKSRSLRHRLMSYFGEAASKEKAGRIIENSRAIQWETQPSDFAAQLRELDLIRRWAPRFNVQGVPQRQRPVYLCLGRKPAETFFLASTPPTSDCVAVEGPFFGLARMRNVIDALNKTFQLRDCSQKTVFQFRDQLSLFDLQPRPGCLRLEIGTCLGPCAAACSREEYLQRVNAAESFLDGFNDEPLTAVQELMESASANQQYELASRARDTMKSLAYATRKLSYLSHARRDYSFVYAATGYDACSIWYLIRSGEIIDVVAAPKDRDQYQQLRPTMQKWASLLKRRHERIRADHPHSVSVVAKWFRKHRGELKQTFQPEAAGRRYHRLAHHRAESL; this is encoded by the coding sequence GTGGCAAAGCGTCAAGGACGAAGAAAACGAGCGGCTGGCGGTAGAGACTTGCTCACCGGGGTTTCGGTGGCTGATGTTCCCGTTGCAAAAGACTCCGGCAATCGTTCTTCGCAAAGTCCGGCCGATGCCACGTCGCCACCAACTTTGTCCAGCCGGTTGGTCGAGGGTTTCGGCCATGATCCTCTAGATCCTTACTGCGAGCGACCGTGTGACATGGTCGGTGCTGAGGACTCGGCTGGTCTTCAGGCCAAAATCAAAACCCAGTGCCCGCCGGTGCCCGGTGTCTACGGTATGTTCGACCGGCACGGAGAATTGATCTACGTCGGCAAGAGTCGATCGCTGCGGCATCGACTGATGAGCTATTTTGGCGAAGCGGCGTCCAAGGAAAAAGCTGGCCGAATCATTGAAAATTCAAGAGCGATTCAGTGGGAGACCCAGCCCAGTGATTTCGCAGCCCAGTTGAGAGAGCTTGATTTGATTCGTCGCTGGGCACCTCGATTCAACGTTCAAGGGGTTCCTCAGAGGCAGCGCCCGGTTTATTTGTGCCTCGGTCGGAAACCAGCCGAAACATTTTTCCTCGCTAGCACCCCGCCGACCTCTGATTGCGTTGCGGTCGAAGGTCCATTCTTTGGGCTGGCTCGCATGCGGAATGTCATTGACGCGCTCAACAAGACATTCCAGCTTCGCGATTGCAGTCAGAAAACGGTCTTTCAATTTCGCGACCAGCTTTCTTTGTTCGACCTGCAGCCACGACCTGGTTGCTTGCGTCTTGAAATCGGCACGTGCTTGGGGCCGTGCGCGGCGGCGTGTTCGCGTGAAGAGTACTTGCAACGTGTCAACGCAGCCGAGAGTTTTCTTGATGGGTTCAACGACGAGCCGTTGACTGCCGTTCAAGAGTTGATGGAATCGGCGTCGGCCAACCAGCAGTACGAATTGGCCTCGCGAGCACGTGACACGATGAAGTCGCTGGCCTACGCAACTCGCAAGCTGTCTTACTTGTCGCATGCACGGCGTGATTATTCGTTCGTATACGCTGCCACGGGATACGACGCCTGTTCGATTTGGTATTTGATTCGATCGGGTGAAATCATCGATGTCGTTGCTGCGCCCAAGGACCGTGACCAGTATCAGCAGTTGCGTCCGACGATGCAGAAGTGGGCGTCTTTGTTGAAACGCCGTCATGAACGAATCCGTGCCGATCATCCACACAGCGTCTCGGTCGTTGCCAAGTGGTTCCGCAAGCACCGCGGCGAACTCAAGCAAACCTTCCAGCCGGAAGCAGCCGGAAGACGCTACCACCGCCTCGCCCACCATCGCGCTGAGTCCCTGTGA
- a CDS encoding Uma2 family endonuclease produces MRAFSDAVLAMEVSDSSLQYDLSETANLYAEAGLSVHWVVNVPNQQLHVMRAPTRSRYTQLASFKIGDSTSPSIQPAAILDLKDLFEGE; encoded by the coding sequence ATGCGAGCGTTCAGCGACGCCGTTCTCGCGATGGAGGTGTCCGATTCAAGCTTGCAATACGACCTCAGCGAAACGGCAAACTTGTACGCCGAGGCGGGACTCTCCGTGCACTGGGTCGTCAACGTACCGAACCAACAATTGCATGTGATGCGTGCCCCAACCAGAAGCCGTTACACCCAACTCGCAAGTTTCAAAATCGGTGACTCAACTTCACCATCAATCCAACCCGCCGCCATCCTGGATTTGAAAGATTTATTCGAAGGTGAATGA
- a CDS encoding UvrB/UvrC motif-containing protein, with the protein MKNLAFGIADMYHVPSNKTWDPTAIAERLRERNLDATVIADSVRITLPSAPPHNFFERLGNLILRTGPQHLVLSFDSQKFIRNITLEYDPLKISTEMAVFTQIGKACKEIGYWSAPDREIALRYCPDSAELRDLLDKVEQMQIEKENLVAKQDFEQAAQIRDAQTPLEQRIDAILFEATNEPDNSADNPAES; encoded by the coding sequence TTGAAAAACTTGGCTTTCGGAATTGCTGACATGTACCACGTGCCATCAAACAAGACCTGGGACCCGACAGCGATTGCGGAACGATTGCGAGAACGAAACCTGGACGCAACCGTGATAGCTGACTCGGTGCGGATCACGCTTCCATCCGCTCCGCCACACAATTTCTTCGAACGGTTGGGAAATCTCATCTTGAGGACTGGTCCACAACACCTGGTACTTTCTTTCGACTCCCAAAAGTTCATTCGCAACATCACCCTCGAATATGATCCGTTGAAAATATCAACAGAAATGGCAGTGTTCACTCAGATCGGAAAAGCATGCAAAGAGATCGGATATTGGTCCGCTCCCGATCGAGAAATCGCATTGAGATATTGCCCTGATTCAGCAGAGCTCCGCGACCTGCTCGACAAAGTGGAGCAAATGCAGATCGAGAAAGAGAACCTCGTCGCCAAACAAGATTTTGAACAGGCCGCTCAAATTCGAGATGCACAAACTCCCTTGGAGCAACGAATCGATGCAATTCTGTTCGAGGCGACAAACGAGCCAGATAATTCCGCTGACAATCCTGCGGAATCATGA
- the pstB gene encoding phosphate ABC transporter ATP-binding protein PstB: MSEVSRSATPQSDAPAKAEVAPEICIRIANFNAWYGSFQAIHDLSLDVPRNQVTAFIGPSGCGKSTLLRWINRMNDIVPSANSRGTLMIDELDVLAQATDVVNLRRRVGMVFQKPNPFPKSIYENVAFGPKLHLYLSRAELDELVEWSLRKAAVWDEVKDRLHAPALGLSGGQQQRLCIARAIAVGPEVLLMDEPCSALDPASTLAIEDLIYELREQYTIVMVTHNMQQASRCSDRTAFFFEGKLVESGPTQDVFTKPQEKRTDDYVRGRFG, translated from the coding sequence ATGTCTGAAGTCTCTCGATCGGCGACTCCCCAATCGGATGCACCCGCGAAAGCGGAGGTGGCGCCGGAGATTTGCATTCGCATTGCGAATTTCAACGCTTGGTACGGTTCGTTCCAGGCGATCCACGATCTGTCACTCGATGTGCCTCGCAACCAAGTGACGGCCTTCATCGGCCCCAGCGGTTGTGGCAAGAGCACGTTGTTGCGATGGATCAACCGGATGAACGACATCGTTCCTTCCGCGAACAGTCGCGGAACACTGATGATCGATGAACTGGATGTGCTGGCGCAAGCGACCGACGTCGTGAATCTTCGTCGTCGCGTCGGGATGGTGTTCCAAAAACCCAACCCGTTTCCAAAATCGATCTACGAAAACGTTGCCTTCGGTCCAAAGCTGCACCTCTATCTGAGTCGCGCAGAATTGGACGAGTTGGTCGAATGGTCGCTTCGCAAAGCGGCAGTTTGGGATGAAGTGAAGGATCGACTTCACGCCCCAGCATTGGGGTTGTCGGGTGGTCAGCAGCAGCGATTGTGCATTGCTCGCGCGATTGCAGTGGGGCCCGAGGTGTTGTTGATGGATGAGCCATGTAGCGCGCTGGATCCTGCCAGCACTTTGGCGATCGAGGATTTGATCTATGAGTTGCGTGAGCAATACACGATCGTCATGGTGACGCACAACATGCAGCAAGCCAGTCGCTGTAGCGATCGGACGGCTTTCTTCTTTGAAGGAAAGTTGGTCGAATCAGGGCCCACGCAGGATGTCTTCACCAAGCCTCAAGAGAAGCGAACCGACGATTACGTTCGCGGGCGTTTCGGTTGA
- the thiC gene encoding phosphomethylpyrimidine synthase ThiC: MTQLLSARAGEITSEMESVAKREDLPVELIRDEVAAGRMVIPANKVHAAGVLEPMAIGIAAKCKINANIGNSAVTSNVGEELEKLHTAVHFGADTVMDLSTGKDIDNIRRQIIEKSPVPIGTVPIYQMLEELGGNIEDMNAQHFLDMVEHQAKQGVDYMTIHCGVKLEHLHLTVNRVTGIVSRGGSLIAKWMMAHNKQNPLLEAFDDLCDIMREYDVTWSLGDGLRPGSIADASDDAQFAELDVLGECTKRGWEKGTQVMVEGPGHIPLDQIQMNIERQIEVCHGAPFYVLGPLVTDIAPGYDHITSCIGAANAGMHGAAMLCYVTPKEHLGLPNEEDVKQGVIAYKIAAHTADVARKRKGAQDRDDALSKARFAFDWKEQFRLSLDPETAQRYHDETLPQDTFKSAHFCSMCGPKYCSMKITEDIRQMAKEKKLVELPTT, from the coding sequence ATGACCCAGTTGCTGTCTGCCCGCGCGGGCGAAATCACTTCCGAAATGGAATCCGTCGCCAAACGCGAAGACTTGCCGGTCGAGCTGATTCGCGACGAAGTCGCCGCGGGACGCATGGTGATCCCAGCCAACAAGGTCCATGCGGCTGGCGTCTTGGAACCAATGGCGATCGGCATCGCTGCCAAGTGCAAAATCAACGCGAACATCGGCAACAGCGCCGTCACCAGCAACGTCGGTGAGGAACTGGAAAAGCTTCACACCGCTGTTCACTTCGGTGCCGACACGGTCATGGATTTGTCGACCGGCAAAGACATCGACAACATCCGTCGTCAAATCATTGAAAAGAGCCCCGTTCCAATCGGAACCGTGCCGATCTACCAAATGCTGGAAGAGCTTGGCGGCAACATCGAAGACATGAACGCCCAGCACTTTTTGGACATGGTCGAGCACCAAGCCAAGCAGGGCGTCGACTACATGACGATTCACTGCGGCGTCAAACTGGAACACCTGCACCTGACCGTCAATCGCGTGACCGGTATCGTCAGCCGCGGTGGATCGCTGATCGCCAAATGGATGATGGCTCACAACAAGCAAAACCCATTGCTGGAAGCCTTCGACGATCTTTGCGACATCATGCGTGAGTACGACGTGACTTGGTCGCTGGGCGATGGACTGCGTCCTGGTTCGATCGCAGACGCTTCCGACGACGCTCAGTTCGCTGAACTGGACGTTCTTGGTGAATGCACCAAACGCGGCTGGGAAAAAGGCACGCAGGTCATGGTTGAAGGACCAGGACACATTCCTTTGGACCAAATCCAAATGAACATCGAGCGGCAAATCGAAGTCTGCCACGGTGCTCCGTTCTATGTCTTGGGCCCATTGGTCACCGACATCGCTCCTGGCTACGACCATATCACCAGCTGCATCGGTGCGGCCAATGCCGGCATGCACGGCGCCGCCATGCTTTGCTATGTGACGCCCAAAGAGCACTTGGGTCTGCCAAACGAAGAAGACGTCAAGCAAGGCGTGATTGCATACAAGATTGCCGCCCACACCGCTGACGTCGCACGCAAACGCAAAGGCGCCCAAGATCGTGATGACGCCCTTTCGAAAGCTCGATTTGCATTCGACTGGAAAGAGCAATTCCGTTTGTCACTCGACCCGGAAACAGCTCAGCGATACCACGACGAAACACTTCCTCAAGACACCTTCAAGAGCGCCCACTTCTGCAGCATGTGCGGACCAAAGTATTGCTCGATGAAGATCACCGAGGACATCCGTCAAATGGCCAAGGAAAAGAAGCTGGTCGAACTCCCAACGACCTGA
- the phoU gene encoding phosphate signaling complex protein PhoU translates to METRMSKHLHRAVMDLRTDLVEQFGVVEQMINMSVRALVERRPDMAVQVIETDDKVDAKDIRIEEECLKLLALYQPVAIDLRWMVSAIKLNGELERMADLACNIAERSKSLDLFPLFAVPDDINKMVTITLEMVREALDSFIEQDASLARDVIARDDEVDRLNVELIEELQSMMKTDTDWVEPAVHCFSATRHLERIADMATNVAEETIYMVSGDIVRHKHHLEEGKAH, encoded by the coding sequence TTGGAAACACGTATGAGCAAGCATCTCCATCGAGCCGTCATGGATCTCCGCACCGATTTGGTGGAGCAATTTGGCGTTGTCGAGCAGATGATCAATATGTCCGTGCGGGCACTCGTCGAACGCCGTCCCGACATGGCGGTTCAGGTGATCGAAACCGACGACAAGGTTGATGCGAAAGACATACGAATCGAGGAAGAGTGTTTGAAGTTGTTGGCGCTTTATCAGCCGGTCGCAATTGATTTGCGTTGGATGGTTTCGGCGATCAAGCTCAATGGTGAGTTGGAACGGATGGCTGATTTGGCCTGCAATATCGCCGAGAGAAGCAAGTCTTTGGATTTGTTTCCGTTGTTCGCTGTGCCAGATGATATCAACAAAATGGTGACCATCACGTTGGAAATGGTCCGGGAAGCTTTGGACTCGTTCATTGAGCAAGACGCTAGTCTCGCGCGTGACGTGATCGCTCGGGATGATGAGGTGGATCGTCTGAACGTCGAATTGATCGAAGAGTTGCAATCGATGATGAAGACCGACACGGACTGGGTCGAGCCCGCTGTTCATTGCTTCAGTGCCACGCGTCATCTGGAACGAATCGCGGACATGGCCACCAACGTTGCGGAAGAAACCATTTACATGGTCAGCGGCGACATCGTCCGGCACAAACACCACCTGGAAGAAGGCAAGGCTCACTGA
- a CDS encoding BlaI/MecI/CopY family transcriptional regulator — translation MAKKKSAEPPKLGARERQILDAVYHFGRASVSDVRSRLNDPPSYSSVRTMMGILETKGFLRRDREGVRHLYSATRSREKAGRSALTHLMSTFFEGSPSKMLAALLDDSSCRLSDEELADLQRSIDQARKQGN, via the coding sequence ATGGCAAAGAAGAAATCCGCAGAACCGCCCAAACTTGGAGCCCGCGAGCGTCAGATACTGGACGCCGTTTATCACTTCGGGCGTGCGTCCGTTTCGGATGTGCGATCGCGGTTGAACGATCCTCCCAGTTATTCCTCCGTCCGCACGATGATGGGAATCTTGGAAACCAAAGGGTTCCTTCGTCGAGACCGCGAAGGCGTTCGCCATCTCTACTCGGCGACTCGATCACGTGAGAAAGCCGGACGTTCGGCGTTGACTCACCTGATGTCGACTTTCTTCGAAGGCTCCCCCAGCAAGATGCTCGCTGCATTGCTGGACGACTCCTCGTGCCGATTGTCCGACGAAGAATTGGCAGACCTTCAACGATCCATTGACCAAGCTCGCAAGCAGGGGAATTGA
- a CDS encoding DUF4272 domain-containing protein produces MGSPSEPKNSPIRFAISTVRVPANPAEIESNCGATELAPEAAEDLLEECWEQIDSSNQSPNPLAAPLQRHLQRARHVYRLESNATPFPSTEWADWAWSVNALWWIPESDGEPALLRDPAGRQLHGPGSFDAEAQIPFLPESRQRRLDSETAIRNRNLDPVDGTAPLPSSSETETFAPAIAAKRMLGLFAVAARAEAMANGQTLDLDRVRERSPLAADALTPAEKDFFDFVSPPAEMVDTAAWRYESLHTLQWALQMQPELDWPDERCDLASVLRLILSLPHEDLIGHAILRPVEELLRAADLHVCLWWKLAVEGAAGRDIPGELDPGVVAERVHALSWLLQLSGGVPEEAADMSWDQIGREIERGIVG; encoded by the coding sequence ATGGGCAGTCCGTCCGAGCCAAAAAACTCTCCCATTCGATTCGCCATTTCAACCGTTCGCGTCCCCGCGAATCCTGCGGAAATCGAATCGAATTGCGGTGCAACTGAACTTGCCCCCGAGGCAGCCGAAGACCTGTTGGAAGAATGCTGGGAGCAGATTGATTCTTCGAATCAGTCCCCCAACCCGCTGGCTGCGCCTCTGCAGCGACATCTCCAACGCGCCAGGCACGTCTACCGATTGGAATCAAACGCCACTCCATTCCCTTCGACGGAATGGGCCGATTGGGCATGGAGCGTCAACGCACTTTGGTGGATTCCCGAGTCAGACGGCGAACCAGCCTTGCTCAGGGATCCTGCTGGTCGACAGCTGCACGGACCGGGGTCCTTTGATGCGGAAGCACAAATTCCGTTTCTTCCTGAATCGCGGCAACGACGCCTCGACTCAGAAACAGCCATTCGCAATCGCAATCTCGACCCAGTCGACGGCACCGCTCCTCTGCCCAGCAGCAGCGAAACCGAGACATTTGCACCAGCCATCGCCGCAAAACGAATGCTTGGCCTCTTCGCCGTCGCCGCTCGCGCCGAAGCGATGGCCAACGGGCAGACCCTGGACCTGGACCGAGTCCGCGAGCGATCACCCTTGGCGGCGGATGCGTTGACTCCGGCCGAGAAAGATTTCTTCGACTTTGTTTCGCCTCCCGCAGAAATGGTCGACACCGCCGCATGGCGATACGAATCGCTGCACACATTGCAGTGGGCTCTACAGATGCAGCCTGAACTGGATTGGCCGGACGAACGCTGCGACCTCGCCAGTGTGCTTCGACTGATCCTGTCGCTTCCCCACGAAGACCTGATCGGGCATGCCATTTTGCGGCCTGTGGAAGAGCTTCTCCGAGCCGCCGATTTGCATGTTTGCTTGTGGTGGAAATTGGCGGTTGAAGGAGCGGCGGGACGAGACATTCCCGGCGAACTTGATCCGGGTGTCGTCGCTGAACGCGTGCACGCCCTCTCGTGGCTGCTGCAACTTTCGGGTGGCGTTCCCGAGGAAGCCGCTGACATGTCCTGGGATCAAATCGGCCGTGAAATCGAGCGCGGCATCGTCGGTTGA